One Gemmatimonadota bacterium DNA window includes the following coding sequences:
- a CDS encoding protein-glutamine glutaminase family protein, producing MALENALVGRPIRLEPPFEGSGADMLRRNPDGVRVVLAEGGDARIVPGPSAAGWLEILEDLRRRGAPVFLETEDGEPVVIRLLLPLPVTVSGLTDRGDQMDVQLHPSHARFRLRRANPDFGELVDALRDAEMRGSRLLVTATDDHEIIDVRVDTGGAGGGGSELWGAAEEPLRFEPDRWLDAFLEALRRLLRWLLCWFRCVSPRRAQELFDLAAARSCDPLAVPVPCIPFLYPDDGCWGRAHEMCRLFLQHGVRPRKVWIYGGLHVETRNNPSCFVNWYWHVAPIVCVRGRLFRTRQMVIDPALFDAPVTEATWKSVQGDPGAVLERSDAEIFWRSQGGTSTQTDPTYQQAESVLATYRLFLKNRALSFGPPPYAGCP from the coding sequence ATGGCGCTCGAGAATGCCCTCGTCGGACGCCCCATCCGCCTGGAGCCCCCCTTCGAGGGATCCGGTGCGGACATGCTGCGCAGGAATCCGGACGGCGTGCGGGTGGTCCTCGCGGAAGGCGGAGACGCCCGGATCGTTCCGGGCCCTTCCGCCGCCGGGTGGTTGGAGATCCTGGAGGACCTGCGCCGCCGCGGCGCCCCCGTGTTCCTGGAGACGGAGGACGGCGAGCCGGTCGTCATCCGGCTGCTGCTGCCGCTGCCGGTCACCGTGTCGGGCCTCACCGATCGCGGCGACCAGATGGACGTGCAGCTCCACCCCTCGCACGCCCGCTTCCGCCTCCGCCGCGCCAACCCCGACTTCGGTGAGCTGGTCGACGCGCTGCGCGACGCCGAGATGCGCGGGTCGCGACTGCTGGTCACCGCCACGGACGACCACGAGATCATCGATGTGCGCGTCGACACCGGCGGGGCCGGCGGGGGCGGCTCGGAGCTGTGGGGCGCGGCGGAGGAGCCGCTGCGCTTCGAGCCGGACCGCTGGCTGGATGCCTTCCTGGAGGCGCTGCGCCGCCTCCTGCGTTGGCTGCTCTGCTGGTTCCGCTGCGTCTCGCCCCGGCGGGCCCAGGAGCTGTTCGACCTCGCGGCCGCCCGCTCCTGCGACCCGCTGGCCGTGCCCGTTCCCTGCATCCCCTTCCTCTATCCGGACGACGGGTGTTGGGGTCGGGCCCACGAGATGTGCCGGCTCTTCCTCCAGCACGGCGTGCGTCCCCGCAAGGTATGGATCTACGGGGGGCTGCACGTCGAGACCCGCAACAACCCCAGTTGCTTCGTCAACTGGTACTGGCACGTGGCACCGATCGTCTGCGTGCGCGGGAGGCTCTTCAGGACGCGACAGATGGTGATCGACCCCGCCCTGTTCGACGCCCCGGTCACCGAGGCGACCTGGAAGAGCGTGCAGGGCGATCCCGGTGCCGTCCTCGAACGCTCCGACGCGGAGATCTTCTGGCGGAGCCAGGGCGGGACGAGCACGCAGACGGACCCGACGTATCAGCAGGCCGAAAGCGTCCTGGCCACCTATCGGCTCTTCCTCAAGAACCGGGCGCTGAGCTTCGGACCTCCGCCCTACGCGGGCTGCCCCTGA